Genomic DNA from Clostridium sp. BJN0013:
CTATGTAGGCTATATTATCTCCACTTTTTACCTCATGTCCATCTTTTAGACATTTTTTAAATACTATATTACTATCTAAGATTTTAAATACCCTCTCTGCTACCTCAATACCAGCTATAATTCCCTGCTCTTTTGCAATAAACTTTCCCTTTGAAATCTCCCCACCCTGGAATAAATTATCTGTAGTCACATCTCCATAATTTATATCTTCTATAAGCCCATTTCTAATTAACTTATCAATTATCAAATAATTCAAATTATATCACCTCAAATTTGCTGTACTAGACTACGTTCAGAATATTCTTCTACATAATTACTCCCTATAGAAGCCTTGCTATTTAAAATTGATGTAATAATAACACCTGATACTTGATACATGTTATAAACTTCCATAGAATATATATCACTAAGATTATAATTCTCAATTTTACATAAAGCATCATTTATATAATTTGAAACCTTTTTAAGCTTATCTACACTTCTAATTATACCTGCAGTATCTTCCATCAAATTTTTTAAATTTTCTCTCAATAAGAAAAAATCATTATCAACGCACTCAGTTTTTAAGCCATTCAATGAACTTTTTCTATCTATTTCATATATATCTTTATAATTTAAATCCTTATCATAGTTCATTTTACAGGAGATATCCTCTGCAGCTCTTTTTCCAAAAACCAATGCTTCCATAAGAGAATTACTGGCCAGTCGATTAGCTCCATGGACTCCTGTACAGGCACATTCTCCTACTGCATAAAAACCTTCAATATTAGTCCTCCCATACAAGTCTACTTTTATTCCTCCCATAAAATAATGTTCTGCAGGAGTTACAGGAATATAGTCCTTATTCATTTCTATTCCTTTACTTTTACACTCAGAATAAATGGTATTAAATCTATTTTTTAGAAAATCCTTATCATACATGGTCACATCCAGGTAAACATAATCGGATTTAGTTTTATCCATTTGATCTTTAATAGCCCTTGCTACAATATCTCTAGGTGCCAATTCCATCCTGTTATCATACTCACCCATAAATCTTTCCTCATTTATGTTTCTAAGCACAGCTCCTTCCCCTCTTACTGCTTCTGATATTAAAAATAACTTATCTTTAACATCTTTAGAATAAAAAGCCGTTGGATGAAACTGTATATACTCCATATTGTCCAAATTTACACCTGCTCTAAATGCCATGGCAATGCCATCTCCTGTAAGTACGTCTACATTTGTAGTCTTGGAAAATAATTGTCCAATTCCTCCTGATGCCATTACACAAAATTTAGTCTTAAAATAAAGAAATTTGTTATTATAATAAGCAGTTATACCTTTATACTTTTCTTCACTATCAACTATATCCATAGCAAAAATATCAGTTATAACAGTTATATTTGAAGAATCTTTAACATGCTTTATAAGTATATCCATTATTCCTTTTCCTGTAGAATCTCCATTTACATGAAGTATTCTCGGTAAAGAATGATTTCCCTCTAGGGATCTATAGAAATTTCCCAAAGAATCTTTATCAAAATCTACTCCCAGTTCTATTAAACTGTCAATTGCCTCTTGTGACTCATTTATAAGCACATTAACCGCATCTAAATTGTTTACATAGCATCCCGCATTTATGGTATCTTTTACATGAAGCTCCCTATTATCATTTTTTATACTGGCAGCAATTCCTCCCTGAGCTAAATAAGAATCACAATCATGCATATCTTTTTTACTTAAAATTACTATTTTTAAATCCTGTGGTAACATTAATGCTGTATATAATCCTGCTATTCCTGCTCCAATTATGGCTACATCAAAATTTTCATTAATAACAAACTCTTCATTATAATCAACTAGATATCTTTTCAATTTATATCCCTACCTTATATAATATAAATTTATTCAATACTTATCATTTTTTCAAGAGAACCTAAAGCCTTTATTCTTGTGTCTTCTGGAACAAAAACTTCGTATTGCATATTCATTAAAGAATTATACACGTCCACAAGCCTTGTCATCTTCATATTTTCACATACAAGTCTTGGACTAAGTAAATAAAATTGTTTTTCAGGATTATCCTTCTTCATCTTGTGTAATACACCTATCTCAGTACCTATAACAAATTCTTTACTATCAGAATTTTTTGCATAATTGATTATAGCGGAAGTACTTCCCACAAAATCTGCATTTTCCCTTATTTCCTCAGAAACCTCAGGATGTACCAGCATTTCAGCTTCCGGATGTTCTTCTTGTGCTTTGATAACATCCTCTACAGTTATCCTTGCATGAGTAATACAATGTCCTGCCCAAGGTATAATCTCCTTGTCAGGAACCTGTTCTGCTACATATCCTGCCAAGTTTTCATCTGGCACAAATAATACTTGATTGGATTTTGAACTTTGCACTACCTTAACTGCATTGGAAGAAGTACAACTCACATCGCTTACTGCCTTAACCTCTGCCGAAGAATTTACATAGCATATAACTTCCGCTTCCGGA
This window encodes:
- the nadA gene encoding quinolinate synthase NadA — protein: MDDLFLVNEINRLKIERDACILAHNYQLPKVQDVADIVGDSLALSRAAAQTTNKVIVFCGVKFMAESAKILSPDKMVLLPSKYAGCPLADSITKEQLEVEKKKYPEAEVICYVNSSAEVKAVSDVSCTSSNAVKVVQSSKSNQVLFVPDENLAGYVAEQVPDKEIIPWAGHCITHARITVEDVIKAQEEHPEAEMLVHPEVSEEIRENADFVGSTSAIINYAKNSDSKEFVIGTEIGVLHKMKKDNPEKQFYLLSPRLVCENMKMTRLVDVYNSLMNMQYEVFVPEDTRIKALGSLEKMISIE
- the nadB gene encoding L-aspartate oxidase, which encodes MKRYLVDYNEEFVINENFDVAIIGAGIAGLYTALMLPQDLKIVILSKKDMHDCDSYLAQGGIAASIKNDNRELHVKDTINAGCYVNNLDAVNVLINESQEAIDSLIELGVDFDKDSLGNFYRSLEGNHSLPRILHVNGDSTGKGIMDILIKHVKDSSNITVITDIFAMDIVDSEEKYKGITAYYNNKFLYFKTKFCVMASGGIGQLFSKTTNVDVLTGDGIAMAFRAGVNLDNMEYIQFHPTAFYSKDVKDKLFLISEAVRGEGAVLRNINEERFMGEYDNRMELAPRDIVARAIKDQMDKTKSDYVYLDVTMYDKDFLKNRFNTIYSECKSKGIEMNKDYIPVTPAEHYFMGGIKVDLYGRTNIEGFYAVGECACTGVHGANRLASNSLMEALVFGKRAAEDISCKMNYDKDLNYKDIYEIDRKSSLNGLKTECVDNDFFLLRENLKNLMEDTAGIIRSVDKLKKVSNYINDALCKIENYNLSDIYSMEVYNMYQVSGVIITSILNSKASIGSNYVEEYSERSLVQQI